Proteins encoded together in one Synechococcus sp. BL107 window:
- a CDS encoding sodium:proton antiporter, whose amino-acid sequence MTPERLGLLWGITVFSGAAARLVAAFSGLPGVVLLLLSGLLIGRSGLGLVEPLDLGPGLGTIVGLLVSLVLFDGGMNLRLPGDTIKATVQRIAVLRLVISLGGGLLAAHWLAGLSWSVAAVFSAIVLATGPTVVTPLVRQIRLAAPLGDVLEAEGLLLEPIGAVLALLLLELVLGNLHGWRELAIGLLSRLGGGVLIGAGVGWLLSEVLRRLKPEQSSGLPLQLSLGMLFLMYGVSEWLLPESALPASVAAGIVVGRRPGFYTAEFERLIQELAQLSITMLFPLLAADVSWAELSPLGWGGILCVLTLMFVVRPIGVGVATIGLPLDLQQRLFLGWLAPRGIVTASVASLFSIRLEQAGILGAGRLQGLVFLTILMTVGLQGLTAQPLARMLGLIQTDSESGEEESAEAALKAG is encoded by the coding sequence ATGACGCCTGAGCGGCTTGGCCTGCTGTGGGGAATCACCGTGTTCTCCGGGGCAGCAGCGCGTTTGGTGGCGGCCTTCTCCGGGTTGCCCGGGGTGGTTTTGCTCTTGCTTTCAGGACTGTTGATTGGGCGGTCGGGGCTAGGGCTTGTGGAACCCCTCGATCTCGGCCCGGGCCTCGGGACGATCGTTGGACTCCTGGTCAGCCTTGTGCTCTTCGACGGGGGCATGAACCTCCGTCTGCCTGGCGACACGATTAAGGCAACGGTGCAGCGCATCGCTGTTCTGCGGTTGGTGATTTCCCTTGGTGGTGGCTTGCTTGCGGCCCATTGGTTAGCGGGTCTGAGTTGGTCGGTGGCAGCTGTGTTCAGTGCAATTGTTTTGGCCACAGGCCCAACTGTGGTTACCCCGTTGGTGCGTCAAATCCGCTTGGCAGCTCCGCTGGGGGATGTGCTGGAGGCTGAAGGTCTGCTGTTAGAGCCCATTGGGGCCGTTCTTGCGTTGTTGTTGTTGGAGTTAGTGCTCGGGAACCTTCATGGCTGGAGGGAGCTGGCGATTGGTTTGCTATCCCGGCTTGGTGGTGGAGTGTTGATTGGTGCGGGGGTGGGGTGGCTTCTCTCAGAGGTGTTGCGTCGTCTTAAGCCTGAGCAATCCTCTGGTTTGCCCTTGCAACTGAGTTTGGGGATGCTGTTTCTGATGTATGGCGTCAGTGAGTGGCTGTTGCCGGAATCAGCATTGCCTGCGTCCGTTGCGGCGGGAATCGTTGTGGGGCGTCGGCCTGGCTTTTACACAGCTGAATTTGAACGTTTGATTCAAGAGCTAGCGCAGTTGTCGATCACGATGCTTTTTCCCTTGCTGGCGGCGGATGTGTCTTGGGCTGAACTCAGTCCTTTGGGCTGGGGCGGAATTCTTTGTGTTCTCACGTTGATGTTTGTCGTGCGGCCTATTGGTGTTGGTGTTGCCACGATTGGGTTGCCATTAGACCTCCAGCAAAGGTTGTTTCTCGGTTGGCTCGCGCCCCGTGGCATCGTCACGGCGTCTGTGGCCTCGTTGTTCTCCATTCGTCTGGAGCAAGCCGGAATTCTTGGAGCTGGCCGTTTGCAGGGTTTGGTTTTTTTAACGATTTTGATGACTGTGGGCTTGCAGGGGCTGACAGCTCAGCCTTTGGCGCGAATGCTGGGGTTGATCCAAACGGATTCGGAGTCCGGCGAGGAGGAATCAGCTGAGGCAGCGCTGAAGGCGGGGTAA